GCCTGGCGACCGATCTAGAATTGCTCAAACTGCCCCCCGCGCTGATCTCCGTCTCCAACTTCCCCGCCTCAGCCCGGCCGCAATCCGGTTTGAACACCAGCCCAATGGTCTTTGAGATCACCATTGGTGAAGGCATGACCCGTTTCCTGGCGATGTTCTACGGCGCATATCCCGAAATGGTCAGCGGCCTGACCGAAGGACAGGGTTTCAGCATTTCCTCCGGTGACGACAGCGGGGATTCGAGCGGTAGTTCGGGCGAAGCTGCTGCCGCCAATTCAGCCAGCATCGGACCAATCCGTTCCGGCCGGCTGCCCTATGAAGATATCCGCTCCCTTTTCTCGGGTTTCCTGGTGATGGCTTCAGCCTACAGCGGCGTGGCCCAGAACCTGAGTGACACTACCAACATCTTTGGCTCCGACAGTGACGACATCAACAGCGCGCTGATTGACGTCAGCCAGCTGTATAACATCGCCCTGTCCCGGTCCGAAACCTATCCCGGCTCCAATTTCAACCTGGATGGGATGAAATTTTCGCCCGACATTCCAGAAGGCGGCAAAAAAGCCGATACGGTCTGGCTCTTCTATAGTAATTTGAACCAAATTCAATGGCGCTATGATGAAGCGCTTGGCGCTTATATCCGCTATGACATCAAAACCGATGGCAGCGGTGAATTTGTGATGTCCACTGACCGGCTGGATGGCAAACCGATCACCCGTGAAAACGTGATCGTGCTTTACGCCCTCCATACATATTACGCCCCCACCCTGATCGACATTGCCCTGACCAATATGCCCCCGATGAAAGCCCTGCTCTTCCGGGATGGTCAGGCTTTTGAAATCAATTGGACCACCCAATATGGCGAGTATGAGAAAGAAACCGGTCTGCTGCGGCCCATCCGTTACATTGACGAAAATGGCGATCCGGTGGCCCTCAAAAACGGCCAGACCTGGGTGGAAGTGATGTCCACCACGAGTTTTGCAGTCGAATCGGAGATCAGTGAGTACCCCTTCTTCCCCATAAAAGAAGCGGATGGTACCGGCCTCTGGCTGGTCCGCTATAAAGGTACCTACTAGTTAGCTCTTCATTACTCTCTCCTGAAGAATCAACCCTCCAGATGAGCAGGAGGGTTGATTGATTCTGGGTTAATGTAACCTGAGATATTTTAAGGTCATCTAAAAGGTAGTTTCTTGATTTTTATGACCTTTGATAGCATAATTATACTGTGGGAGAAGTGGTTTTCTGTGCTTCTTTTCCACACGTTTTTTTATCAGGAAGAAAGGACCACCCTTTATCAATGGACACGAATGTCTTTACACACCTCAAAGTAGGGTTCACCCCAACACCACTTGACCGGAAGACGCCTGTACCTTCGGATATTGTTATTGCTCAGGACGCTGAACTTAAACCGATCTCACAGGTAGCAGATGAACTAGGGTTATTACCCGATGAATATGAATCGTACGGCCAATATATCGCCAAAGTCAGCCCCAACGTGCTGAAACGATTGAAGGACATACCGGATGGCAAGTATATTGACGTAACCGCCATCACCCCCACCCCGTTGGGCGAGGGCAAAACAACCACAACCGTCGGCCTAAGCCAGGCCCTCGGCGCACATCTTGGCAAACGCGTGATCACCGCCATCCGCCAACCCAGCCAGGGACCAACCTTTGGCATCAAGGGCGGCGCGGCAGGCGGCGGCTATAGCCAGGTGATTCCGATGGAAAACTTCAACCTCCATCTCACCGGCGACATCCATGCCATCACCGCAGCCAACAACCTGATTGCTGCTGCAATTGAAACCCGGATGTTCCACGAGTCCTATCAGAGCGATGAAAAGCTCTTCGAACACCTTTGCCCTGCAGATGAAAACGGTAACCGCAATTTTGGCATCGGCATGCTGGGGCGGCTTCGCAATCTCGGGATCGACAAAACCGACCCCAACGAGCTGACCGAAGATGAACGCCGGCGCTTTGTCCGGTTGAATATCAACCGGGAAACCCTCACCTGGCGGCGAGCCACCGATACCAATGACCGGATCCTGCGTGAGATCACGGTTGGTGAAGGGCCAAAGGAAAAGGATTTCGACCTCAAGACCAGCTTCTATATCACGGTCGCCAGCGAATTAATGGCTGTTTTAGCCCTGGCAACCAGCCTGGATGATATGCGTAATCGGATCGGCCGGATGGTGGTCGCCCTGGATATGGACGGCAACCCGGTCACCGTTGAGGATGTCGGTGTGGCGGGTGCTGCGACGGTTCTGATGAAGGACACGATCAAACCCACCCTGATGCAAACCCTGGAAGGCACTCCCGTCTTTGTGCACGCCGGACCCTTTGCCAACATCGCCCACGGCAACAGCTCCATCATGGCTGACATGATCGGGCTCAAGCTGGCCGATTATGTGATCACGGAATCCGGTTTCGGCTCCGACATGGGCATGGAAAAATTCTTCGATATCAAGTGCCGCTATTCCGGCAATATTCCGGATGTGGTCGTGCTGGTGGCAACGATCCGTGCGCTCAAGATGCACGGTGGCGGCCCCAAGGTGAAAGCCGGCAGCCCCTTAGCCCCCGAATATGAACACGAAAATCTGGACCTGCTCCGTAAGGGCATGGTTAATCTGATGGCCCATATCGACAATGCCAACAAGTTTGGTGTGCCGGTAGTCGTTGCCATCAATGAATTCCACACCGACACGCAGGCTGAACTCGACC
This Chloroflexota bacterium DNA region includes the following protein-coding sequences:
- a CDS encoding DUF3048 C-terminal domain-containing protein, whose protein sequence is MKKRLLLALSTLVILTLILSACKLPFTLPQATVEEVAESETAAPTEESTEPVETATEAPTEEVLPTETETPEVTGEVIPTEEPQTSGFGTYGPTDFPDGINPLTGLATDLELLKLPPALISVSNFPASARPQSGLNTSPMVFEITIGEGMTRFLAMFYGAYPEMVSGLTEGQGFSISSGDDSGDSSGSSGEAAAANSASIGPIRSGRLPYEDIRSLFSGFLVMASAYSGVAQNLSDTTNIFGSDSDDINSALIDVSQLYNIALSRSETYPGSNFNLDGMKFSPDIPEGGKKADTVWLFYSNLNQIQWRYDEALGAYIRYDIKTDGSGEFVMSTDRLDGKPITRENVIVLYALHTYYAPTLIDIALTNMPPMKALLFRDGQAFEINWTTQYGEYEKETGLLRPIRYIDENGDPVALKNGQTWVEVMSTTSFAVESEISEYPFFPIKEADGTGLWLVRYKGTY
- a CDS encoding formate--tetrahydrofolate ligase, whose protein sequence is MDTNVFTHLKVGFTPTPLDRKTPVPSDIVIAQDAELKPISQVADELGLLPDEYESYGQYIAKVSPNVLKRLKDIPDGKYIDVTAITPTPLGEGKTTTTVGLSQALGAHLGKRVITAIRQPSQGPTFGIKGGAAGGGYSQVIPMENFNLHLTGDIHAITAANNLIAAAIETRMFHESYQSDEKLFEHLCPADENGNRNFGIGMLGRLRNLGIDKTDPNELTEDERRRFVRLNINRETLTWRRATDTNDRILREITVGEGPKEKDFDLKTSFYITVASELMAVLALATSLDDMRNRIGRMVVALDMDGNPVTVEDVGVAGAATVLMKDTIKPTLMQTLEGTPVFVHAGPFANIAHGNSSIMADMIGLKLADYVITESGFGSDMGMEKFFDIKCRYSGNIPDVVVLVATIRALKMHGGGPKVKAGSPLAPEYEHENLDLLRKGMVNLMAHIDNANKFGVPVVVAINEFHTDTQAELDLVRQTCLDSGKVVDAVVTNHWEEGGEGAVELGKAVIKAAEMPSNFNFLYPLDRSVKDKIETIAKEIYGAEGVDFSPEAEEQIAEYTRLGYGDLPICMAKTHLSLSHDPTLKGRPEGFRIPIREVRASIGAGFLYPIAGPILLMPGLPTRPAYYDIDIDMKTNKVLGLS